Proteins found in one Litorihabitans aurantiacus genomic segment:
- a CDS encoding spermidine synthase: protein MELEGDPDRPGGVMVFVNGVESSYVDLEDPRHLEFEYMQQMLLAMHDHLEAEAPRILHLGGAACAFARTIHALHPRARQLVVELDGELARRAREWFDLPRSPALRIRVGEARSELEVMAGTFDVVVRDAFAGARVPEHLTTVEFLHAARARLAAGGLYLGNLVDAPPLTVARREVASAREVFAHVALAVEPPILKQRRFGNVVVVASDRPLPLQRLTRSLLSLPAPVRLVVDRELDAFTGTAAPLRDAPTAPDNEARPESEGEGDDTPADVDAQVRPAPGGTGRT, encoded by the coding sequence AACGGCGTCGAGTCCTCCTACGTCGACCTGGAGGACCCCCGGCACCTCGAGTTCGAGTACATGCAGCAGATGCTCCTGGCGATGCACGACCACCTCGAGGCGGAGGCGCCCCGCATCCTGCACCTGGGCGGGGCGGCGTGCGCGTTCGCCCGGACCATCCACGCCCTGCACCCGCGAGCCCGCCAGCTCGTCGTCGAGCTCGACGGCGAGCTCGCCCGGCGCGCGCGCGAGTGGTTCGACCTGCCCCGCTCCCCCGCGCTGCGCATCCGGGTCGGCGAGGCGCGGTCCGAGCTCGAGGTGATGGCGGGCACCTTCGACGTGGTCGTCCGCGACGCCTTCGCCGGTGCACGGGTGCCCGAGCACCTGACGACGGTCGAGTTCCTGCACGCGGCCCGTGCCCGGCTGGCGGCGGGTGGCCTCTACCTCGGCAACCTCGTCGACGCGCCGCCCCTGACCGTGGCGCGGCGTGAGGTCGCGAGCGCCCGGGAGGTCTTCGCGCACGTCGCGCTCGCCGTCGAACCCCCGATCCTCAAGCAGCGACGGTTCGGGAACGTCGTCGTCGTGGCGTCCGACCGGCCCCTCCCGCTGCAGCGCCTGACGCGAAGCCTGCTGAGCCTGCCGGCCCCGGTGCGCCTCGTCGTCGACCGTGAGCTGGACGCGTTCACCGGGACGGCCGCGCCGCTGCGGGACGCGCCGACCGCGCCCGACAACGAGGCACGGCCCGAGAGCGAGGGTGAGGGCGACGACACCCCGGCAGACGTGGACGCACAGGTGCGGCCCGCCCCCGGGGGGACGGGCCGCACCTGA
- a CDS encoding cold-shock protein, producing the protein MAQGTVKWFNAEKGYGFIAQDGGGADVFVHYSAIESDGYRSLEEAQRVEFEITQGPKGPQAESVRAV; encoded by the coding sequence ATGGCACAGGGAACCGTGAAGTGGTTCAACGCGGAGAAGGGCTACGGCTTCATCGCCCAGGACGGCGGGGGCGCCGACGTCTTCGTGCACTACTCGGCGATCGAGAGCGACGGCTACCGCTCGCTCGAGGAGGCGCAGCGCGTCGAGTTCGAGATCACGCAGGGCCCCAAGGGCCCGCAGGCCGAGAGCGTGCGCGCGGTCTGA
- a CDS encoding proteasome assembly chaperone family protein — MQPGELYRWDLEGPGARRGRHAAGAAPEVDGVDGTAGSVAPPAATDATAAADRVPADAAPDRAGTTAPDPTPAARASLTPDAVADPQRTPRTIDDARAGVLVHAMRGGMDAGSAGSLLAAHLLASHPTTRVATFDVDELMDYRSRRPTMTFTSPSYTGYDDPVLALDHVATPDGGLLLLHGPEPDLRWETFTDAVEEIVERLGVSTTVGVHGIPMGVPHTRPIGVTAHATREDLVDPQADIFGTVQIPGSASALLEYRLGQRGRDAMGYAVHVPHYLSQASYPAAASELLRTVARVTGYDLDPSALDEAAAGVAVEVERQIEESPDVSALVSALETQYDAYQEASGRSLLASADVPSADELGAEFEAFLARQVESDRGDEDRPGR; from the coding sequence ATGCAGCCAGGAGAGCTCTACCGCTGGGACCTCGAGGGCCCGGGGGCCCGACGCGGCCGGCACGCGGCCGGTGCCGCGCCCGAGGTCGACGGTGTCGACGGCACGGCCGGGAGCGTCGCGCCGCCCGCCGCGACCGACGCGACCGCCGCTGCGGACCGCGTCCCCGCGGACGCCGCCCCCGACCGCGCGGGCACGACGGCACCCGACCCGACCCCTGCCGCCCGCGCGTCCCTGACGCCCGACGCCGTCGCCGATCCGCAGCGCACCCCGCGCACGATCGACGACGCGCGCGCCGGTGTGCTGGTGCACGCGATGCGCGGCGGCATGGACGCCGGCAGCGCGGGTTCGCTGCTCGCCGCCCACCTGCTGGCCAGCCACCCGACCACGCGCGTGGCGACCTTCGACGTCGACGAGCTGATGGACTACCGCTCGCGCCGCCCGACCATGACCTTCACGTCGCCGAGCTACACCGGCTACGACGACCCGGTCCTGGCGCTCGACCACGTCGCCACGCCGGACGGCGGCCTGCTCCTCCTGCACGGACCGGAGCCCGACCTGCGCTGGGAGACCTTCACCGACGCCGTCGAGGAGATCGTCGAGCGGCTCGGGGTGAGCACGACGGTCGGGGTGCACGGCATCCCGATGGGCGTGCCGCACACGCGACCCATCGGGGTGACGGCGCACGCCACGCGCGAGGACCTCGTCGACCCGCAGGCGGACATCTTCGGGACGGTGCAGATCCCCGGCAGCGCCAGCGCCCTGCTGGAGTACCGCCTGGGTCAGCGCGGCCGCGACGCCATGGGCTACGCCGTGCACGTCCCGCACTACCTGTCGCAGGCGTCCTACCCCGCGGCCGCGAGCGAGCTCCTGCGCACCGTGGCCCGGGTGACCGGGTACGACCTGGACCCCTCGGCGCTCGACGAGGCGGCCGCAGGCGTCGCCGTCGAGGTGGAGCGTCAGATCGAGGAGTCGCCCGACGTGTCGGCGCTCGTCAGCGCCCTCGAGACCCAGTACGACGCCTACCAGGAGGCCTCCGGCCGGAGCCTCCTCGCGTCGGCGGACGTCCCGTCGGCCGACGAGCTGGGTGCCGAGTTCGAGGCCTTCCTCGCCCGGCAGGTGGAGTCGGACCGCGGCGACGAGGATCGGCCCGGGCGCTAG